In a single window of the Pontibacter russatus genome:
- a CDS encoding APC family permease — protein MGKNGQLNRSLGLRLAIVVVIGNILGSGVYKKVAPMAAELHSPGWVLLCWALAGIITLFGALSNAEVAGLLADTGGEYAYYKRIYNRFFAFIFGWSLFTVIQTAAISSLAYVFAQSLNSILPLPPLLSNLSDFSIAGVFFPFTGLSVKLAAMLLIVLLTWVNAKGIKFGAGLSTVILLLVLAGIAVIVFFGLGSNQAEIGRSFDMATTPDAAPVTFSAVFAAMLAAFWAYQGWAAIGYLGGEIKDAHRNIPRGITIGVLAVVAIYLLVNMTYLALLPIPALEAVHEARVQIAAVEAVRSFWGHGGALFISALILITTLGCTNATILASSRTYFAMAREGLFFPKAADLNRAQAPAHSLLYQCIWACLLVLSGSFDQLTDMVIFAVFIFYGATTFGVFVLRTKMPDAHRPYKVWGYPVVPAVMVLFCAALFFNTIFVRPREAAIGMVLMLTGIPMYWWFSRKKRGADAPPHGKASD, from the coding sequence ATGGGCAAGAACGGCCAACTGAACCGCTCGCTGGGCCTGCGCCTGGCCATTGTGGTTGTTATAGGAAACATTTTAGGGTCGGGGGTATATAAGAAAGTGGCTCCCATGGCCGCAGAACTGCATTCGCCGGGATGGGTGCTGCTCTGCTGGGCGCTGGCGGGCATCATCACCCTGTTCGGTGCCCTGAGCAACGCCGAGGTGGCCGGGCTGCTGGCCGACACGGGCGGGGAGTACGCCTATTACAAGCGGATATACAACCGCTTCTTCGCTTTCATCTTTGGGTGGTCGCTGTTCACCGTCATCCAGACGGCCGCCATTTCCTCCCTGGCCTATGTCTTTGCGCAGTCGCTCAACAGCATCCTGCCGCTGCCGCCCCTCCTGAGCAACCTCTCCGATTTCTCCATAGCCGGTGTCTTCTTCCCCTTTACGGGCCTCAGCGTGAAACTGGCGGCCATGCTGCTGATTGTGCTGCTGACGTGGGTGAATGCAAAAGGAATAAAGTTCGGCGCGGGGCTGAGCACCGTCATCCTGTTGCTGGTGCTGGCGGGCATCGCTGTCATCGTGTTTTTCGGGCTTGGGAGCAACCAGGCCGAGATAGGGAGGAGTTTTGACATGGCCACGACCCCGGATGCCGCTCCCGTCACCTTCAGCGCTGTTTTCGCGGCCATGCTGGCGGCGTTCTGGGCCTACCAGGGCTGGGCGGCCATCGGCTACCTGGGCGGAGAGATAAAGGACGCGCACCGCAACATCCCGCGCGGCATCACCATCGGTGTGCTGGCGGTGGTGGCCATATACCTGCTGGTGAACATGACGTACCTGGCGCTGCTGCCCATCCCCGCGCTTGAGGCGGTGCACGAGGCCCGCGTCCAGATTGCGGCCGTGGAGGCTGTGCGGAGTTTCTGGGGGCATGGGGGGGCTTTGTTTATCTCGGCGCTCATCCTGATTACGACGCTGGGCTGCACCAACGCCACCATCCTGGCCAGCAGCCGCACTTACTTCGCGATGGCCCGCGAAGGCCTGTTCTTCCCAAAGGCGGCCGACCTGAACCGGGCGCAGGCGCCTGCCCACTCTCTCCTGTACCAGTGCATCTGGGCCTGCCTGCTGGTGCTCTCCGGCTCATTCGACCAACTGACGGACATGGTGATTTTTGCGGTGTTCATCTTCTACGGGGCCACTACTTTCGGGGTGTTTGTGCTGCGGACAAAGATGCCGGACGCGCACCGGCCCTACAAGGTGTGGGGCTACCCGGTGGTGCCGGCCGTGATGGTGCTGTTCTGCGCCGCGCTCTTCTTCAACACCATCTTCGTCCGCCCGCGGGAGGCAGCCATTGGCATGGTGCTGATGCTGACCGGGATACCCATGTACTGGTGGTTCAGCAGGAAAAAGCGGGGGGCTGATGCTCCGCCGCACGGCAAAGCTTCTGACTAA
- a CDS encoding TerC family protein: MDSIYFWILFNAFVLLMLGLDLFVFHRNAHEVKIKEALLTSLFWIALALSFNVIIYFWQGEQPAIEFLTGYLIEKSLSVDNLFVFILIFNYFKVPSKYQHNLLFWGVLGALVLRAIFILVGVALIAKFHFLIYIMGAFLIFTGIKMAFSQDNDVDPEHNPLVKFASRHLRITKMPVGGKFFVKQEGKLYATPLFLVLIMIESTDVVFAADSIPAILAISKDPFIVYTSNVFALLGLRALYFALAGIMQLFHYLHYGLSLILAFIGAKLLLSDIYHIDMRYALLAVGGILAISIIASLLFPKKDNDLPPPPDFVA; the protein is encoded by the coding sequence ATGGATAGTATATATTTCTGGATCCTCTTCAACGCTTTCGTGCTCCTGATGCTGGGTCTCGACCTGTTCGTGTTCCACCGGAACGCGCACGAGGTAAAGATAAAGGAGGCCCTGCTCACCAGTTTGTTTTGGATCGCGCTGGCGCTGAGTTTCAACGTGATCATCTACTTTTGGCAGGGAGAGCAGCCCGCCATCGAGTTCCTCACGGGCTACCTCATCGAGAAGTCGCTGAGCGTGGACAACCTGTTCGTGTTCATCCTCATTTTCAACTACTTCAAGGTGCCCTCCAAGTACCAGCACAACCTGCTGTTCTGGGGCGTGCTGGGGGCGCTGGTGTTGCGTGCCATTTTCATATTGGTTGGTGTGGCGCTTATTGCCAAGTTCCACTTCCTCATCTACATCATGGGCGCCTTCCTGATATTTACGGGCATCAAAATGGCCTTTTCGCAGGACAATGACGTGGACCCGGAGCACAATCCGCTGGTAAAGTTCGCCAGCAGGCACCTGCGCATTACCAAAATGCCGGTTGGAGGCAAGTTCTTCGTGAAGCAGGAGGGCAAGCTATATGCCACGCCGCTGTTCCTGGTGCTCATCATGATAGAAAGCACTGACGTGGTGTTCGCCGCCGACTCCATCCCCGCCATCCTGGCTATCTCCAAAGACCCCTTCATCGTGTATACCTCCAACGTGTTTGCGCTGCTGGGACTGCGGGCGCTTTACTTTGCCCTGGCCGGCATCATGCAACTGTTCCATTACCTGCACTACGGCCTCTCGCTCATTCTGGCCTTTATCGGCGCAAAGCTGCTGCTCAGCGACATCTACCACATCGACATGCGCTACGCGCTGCTGGCGGTGGGCGGCATCCTGGCTATCTCTATTATAGCCTCGCTCCTCTTCCCGAAGAAAGACAACGACCTGCCGCCACCCCCGGATTTTGTGGCGTAA
- a CDS encoding amino acid permease, with product MSKTLQNLTRRKNITALQADYERDGHVQGTNLVRTLRLKDLVSFGIAAIIGAGIFSTIGNASAAGGPAVSLLFVFTAIACGFSALCYAQFASTIPVSGSAYTYAYASFGELIAWIIGWDLLMEYAIGNIAVAISWSDYFTAVLQGVGLGIPEYLTMDFLSASRGYAAAREALAQGQALAALPSNVQQAYMAWLQAPELGGIKLVADLPALGITVLITYLVYIGIRESKRTANLLVLLKLLVILLVISVGAFYVNTDNWTPFAPNGVSGILKGVSAVFFAYIGFDAISTTAEECENPQRDLPRAMILALIICTVLYVVLALVLTGMVPYTELAVGDPLAFVFAQVNLDVIAGIVAVSAIVAMASVLLVFQYGQPRIWMSMSRDGLLPGIFSSIHPKYKTPWFATIVTGVVVAVPALFMNLTEVTDLTSIGTLFAFVLVCGGILLLDQKRGAPVENRGFRVPYINGKYTLPLIMLIAVGLLLVYNGAGVSSFFSTEGGWEVFRHKLPLLGFLAVAAVMVVLTFTRSLSLIPVLGLLTNLYLMSELGITNWSRFLAWLALGLVIYFAYGYRNSKLGKPQP from the coding sequence ATGAGTAAAACCCTGCAGAACCTCACACGCCGCAAAAACATCACAGCGCTACAGGCTGATTATGAGCGAGACGGGCATGTGCAGGGCACCAATCTGGTGCGCACGCTCCGCCTGAAGGATCTGGTGTCGTTCGGTATAGCCGCCATCATCGGGGCCGGTATCTTCAGCACCATCGGCAACGCCAGCGCGGCCGGCGGCCCGGCGGTGTCGCTGCTCTTCGTGTTCACGGCCATCGCCTGCGGCTTCTCTGCCTTGTGCTACGCCCAGTTCGCCTCCACCATCCCGGTCTCAGGGAGCGCCTATACCTACGCCTACGCCTCGTTCGGCGAGCTGATCGCCTGGATCATCGGCTGGGATTTGCTGATGGAGTATGCCATCGGCAACATCGCGGTGGCCATCTCGTGGTCCGATTATTTTACCGCCGTTTTACAGGGCGTAGGGCTGGGCATACCGGAATACCTCACCATGGATTTCCTGAGCGCTTCGCGTGGCTATGCCGCCGCACGGGAGGCACTGGCGCAGGGCCAGGCGCTGGCCGCCCTGCCCTCTAATGTGCAGCAGGCCTATATGGCCTGGCTGCAGGCACCAGAGTTGGGCGGCATTAAGCTGGTGGCAGACTTGCCCGCCCTCGGCATCACGGTGCTGATCACGTACCTGGTGTACATCGGCATCCGCGAGTCGAAGCGCACGGCCAATTTGCTGGTGCTGCTGAAGCTGCTCGTGATCCTGCTGGTTATATCGGTGGGCGCGTTTTACGTGAACACGGACAACTGGACACCCTTTGCGCCGAATGGCGTGAGCGGCATTCTGAAAGGCGTGTCGGCGGTGTTTTTCGCCTATATCGGGTTTGATGCCATCTCCACCACCGCGGAAGAATGCGAGAACCCCCAGCGCGACCTGCCACGGGCGATGATTTTAGCGCTCATCATCTGCACGGTGCTGTACGTGGTGCTGGCCCTGGTGCTGACGGGCATGGTGCCCTACACCGAGCTGGCCGTGGGCGACCCGCTTGCCTTTGTTTTCGCGCAGGTAAACCTGGATGTGATAGCCGGTATTGTGGCTGTGAGCGCCATAGTCGCCATGGCCAGCGTGCTGCTGGTGTTCCAGTACGGGCAGCCGCGCATCTGGATGAGCATGAGCCGCGACGGACTGCTGCCGGGCATCTTCTCCAGCATCCACCCCAAGTATAAAACCCCCTGGTTTGCCACCATCGTGACCGGCGTTGTCGTGGCGGTGCCCGCGCTCTTCATGAACCTGACGGAAGTAACGGACCTGACCAGCATCGGGACGCTGTTTGCGTTTGTGCTGGTGTGCGGCGGCATCCTGCTGCTGGATCAGAAACGGGGGGCGCCCGTGGAGAACAGGGGCTTCCGGGTGCCCTACATCAACGGGAAATACACCTTGCCGCTCATTATGCTGATAGCCGTGGGCCTGCTGCTCGTCTACAACGGGGCCGGGGTTTCTTCCTTCTTCAGCACGGAGGGAGGCTGGGAGGTGTTCCGGCACAAACTGCCGTTATTGGGCTTTCTGGCAGTGGCCGCCGTGATGGTGGTGCTCACCTTTACCCGCAGCCTGTCGCTGATTCCGGTGCTGGGCCTGCTCACCAACCTGTACCTGATGTCGGAGCTGGGCATCACGAACTGGAGCCGGTTTCTGGCATGGCTGGCGCTGGGGCTGGTGATATACTTCGCCTACGGCTACCGCAACAGCAAGCTCGGCAAACCGCAGCCTTAG
- a CDS encoding KUP/HAK/KT family potassium transporter — translation MNSPSKSPAVTTAGLLISLGIIYGDIGTSPLYVMKAIVGDAQISETLVYGGISCVFWTLTLQTTVKYVLLTLQADNNGEGGVFSLYTLIRRRAAWLIVPAMVGGAALLADGIITPPISISSAIEGLRILYPDIPTVPIVLAILTALFTMQSFGTEVVGKTFGPVMLLWFTMLGVLGGLSVVQHPEVIQALNPSYAYQLLTNYPNGFWLLGAVFLCTTGAEALYSDLGHCGRPNIRVSWAFVKICLLLNYLGQGAWLMTQEGQQLTGNPFYQLMPGWFLLVGIAIATIAAIIASQALISGSFTLISEAIRLNLWPRVRLVYPTNLKGQLYIPSINWLLWLGCVGVVLYFRESEHMEAAYGLAITMAMFSTTLLMAYYLYARYKSGLLAAAFGAIYLAIEAAFLVANLSKFPHGGWVSLLIGFLLLSVMYIWISAFYIKRSLTEYVRLKHYLPALQELSADESVPKYTTHLVFMTSAPDHKKLESKVIYSIFQKRPKRADIYWFIHVETTDAPHTAEYKVRHIAEGDVIRIDFRLGFRVEQRINLFFRKVVEELVENGEVDITSRYPSLNRQQLIGDFRFVVLEKYLSVENDLPFKKRVIMQWYFNLKDFAASETKWFGLDTSSVKVEKVPLLISPVKLPDLKRIPV, via the coding sequence ATGAACTCTCCATCTAAGTCGCCTGCTGTCACCACAGCGGGTTTGTTGATTTCGCTGGGCATCATCTACGGAGACATTGGCACCTCGCCGCTGTACGTGATGAAGGCGATTGTGGGGGATGCGCAGATATCCGAGACCCTGGTGTATGGTGGTATCTCCTGTGTTTTCTGGACGCTGACGCTTCAGACAACCGTTAAATACGTGCTGCTCACCCTGCAGGCCGACAACAACGGGGAGGGAGGCGTCTTTTCGCTCTATACCCTCATACGGCGGCGGGCCGCCTGGCTTATCGTGCCCGCCATGGTGGGTGGGGCGGCCCTGCTGGCAGACGGTATCATTACGCCTCCCATATCCATCTCATCTGCTATCGAGGGGCTCCGCATCCTGTACCCCGATATCCCGACGGTTCCGATTGTGCTGGCCATCCTCACCGCGCTGTTTACCATGCAGAGCTTCGGGACGGAGGTTGTCGGCAAGACCTTTGGGCCCGTGATGCTGCTCTGGTTCACGATGCTGGGCGTGCTGGGCGGGCTCTCGGTTGTGCAGCACCCGGAGGTCATACAAGCGCTAAACCCATCCTACGCCTACCAGCTGCTCACAAACTACCCAAATGGCTTCTGGCTGCTGGGCGCTGTTTTCCTGTGTACCACCGGGGCCGAGGCCCTGTATTCCGACCTGGGCCACTGCGGCCGCCCGAACATCCGGGTGAGCTGGGCTTTTGTGAAGATCTGCCTCCTGCTGAACTACCTGGGGCAGGGGGCCTGGCTGATGACGCAGGAAGGGCAGCAACTGACGGGTAACCCTTTCTACCAGCTGATGCCGGGCTGGTTCCTGCTGGTCGGTATCGCTATCGCCACCATCGCCGCCATTATTGCCAGCCAGGCGCTGATATCCGGATCGTTCACGCTCATCAGCGAAGCCATCCGGCTGAACCTGTGGCCCCGCGTGAGGCTGGTTTATCCCACCAACCTCAAAGGCCAGTTATATATACCCAGCATTAACTGGCTGCTGTGGCTGGGCTGTGTGGGCGTGGTGCTTTATTTCAGGGAGTCGGAGCATATGGAGGCGGCGTACGGACTGGCTATTACCATGGCCATGTTCTCCACCACCTTGCTGATGGCCTATTACCTGTACGCCCGGTATAAATCCGGCTTGCTTGCCGCCGCGTTTGGAGCCATATACCTGGCCATCGAGGCCGCTTTTCTGGTGGCTAACCTGAGCAAGTTCCCGCACGGCGGCTGGGTGTCGCTTCTGATTGGCTTTCTGCTGCTGTCCGTCATGTATATCTGGATAAGCGCCTTTTACATCAAGCGCAGCCTGACAGAGTACGTGCGGCTGAAGCATTACCTGCCTGCGTTGCAGGAGCTGAGCGCCGACGAGAGCGTGCCGAAGTACACGACCCACCTCGTCTTTATGACCAGTGCGCCTGATCATAAGAAGCTGGAGTCGAAAGTAATTTACTCTATCTTTCAGAAACGGCCCAAGCGTGCCGACATCTACTGGTTTATACACGTAGAGACCACCGACGCCCCGCATACGGCAGAGTACAAAGTGCGCCATATAGCCGAGGGGGACGTGATTCGCATCGATTTCAGGCTGGGCTTTCGGGTAGAGCAGCGCATCAACCTTTTTTTCAGAAAAGTGGTGGAGGAACTGGTGGAAAACGGAGAGGTGGACATCACGAGCCGGTATCCCTCGCTCAATAGGCAGCAGCTCATCGGCGACTTCCGGTTTGTGGTGCTGGAGAAGTACCTTTCCGTTGAAAACGACCTCCCCTTTAAAAAGCGGGTGATCATGCAGTGGTATTTTAACCTGAAGGACTTTGCCGCCTCCGAAACCAAATGGTTCGGGCTCGACACCAGCTCCGTGAAGGTGGAGAAAGTGCCCCTGCTTATCAGCCCGGTGAAGCTGCCTGACCTGAAGCGCATCCCGGTTTGA
- a CDS encoding DedA family protein gives MELIQQLIDFILHIDLHLVELLREYKTWIYLILFIIIFCETGLVVTPFLPGDSLLFALGALAAIPSSELSVALLIVLLCVAAVLGDSFNYYTGNKLGGRLYDKDYWFLRQAHLQQAERFYARYGGRTIIYARFIPIVRTFAPFVAGMGNMNYKRFLLFNVVGAVLWVVFFILIGYTFGNLPVVRKNFSLLVLGIIGISLLPPVVTLLKQRIRVRQKV, from the coding sequence ATGGAGCTGATACAGCAACTGATTGATTTTATCCTTCACATCGACTTACACCTGGTAGAACTGTTGCGGGAATACAAGACCTGGATATACCTGATTCTCTTCATCATCATTTTCTGCGAGACGGGGCTGGTGGTAACGCCCTTCCTGCCCGGCGACTCGCTGCTGTTCGCCCTGGGTGCGCTGGCGGCCATACCGTCTTCGGAGCTCAGTGTCGCGCTACTGATAGTGCTGCTGTGCGTGGCGGCGGTGCTGGGAGATTCCTTCAACTACTACACAGGCAACAAACTCGGCGGCAGGCTTTACGATAAAGACTACTGGTTTCTGCGGCAGGCGCACCTGCAGCAGGCGGAGCGGTTTTACGCGCGATACGGCGGTCGCACCATCATCTACGCCCGCTTTATCCCGATTGTGCGCACGTTTGCCCCCTTCGTGGCCGGCATGGGCAACATGAACTACAAAAGGTTCCTGCTCTTCAATGTGGTGGGGGCCGTGCTGTGGGTGGTTTTCTTTATCCTGATTGGGTATACGTTCGGCAACCTGCCGGTAGTCAGGAAGAACTTCTCGCTGCTGGTGCTGGGCATCATCGGCATATCGCTGCTACCGCCCGTCGTCACGTTGCTGAAGCAGCGCATCCGCGTCAGGCAGAAGGTGTAG
- a CDS encoding DUF7793 family protein: MNQITAPTDGQTFEGEIATYWFDGGILVSLSKSPKRTVANIAGNVALVKQITNNKRAPLLIYLADSPVPDKETRKFSTEQLPLIYSAMAMVSKPGLSKFIMNILFSLKPPPIPMKTFTDDKAAKEWLRQFV, translated from the coding sequence ATGAATCAAATAACAGCGCCGACAGACGGGCAAACGTTTGAGGGGGAAATCGCGACCTACTGGTTTGACGGAGGTATCCTGGTGTCGCTTTCCAAGAGCCCGAAGCGGACGGTGGCAAACATCGCAGGGAATGTGGCCTTGGTGAAGCAGATTACCAACAACAAAAGAGCTCCGTTGCTGATTTACCTGGCTGACTCACCGGTTCCGGACAAGGAGACGCGGAAGTTCTCGACAGAGCAGCTGCCCCTTATTTACTCTGCGATGGCGATGGTCTCCAAGCCGGGACTTTCAAAGTTTATCATGAACATACTGTTTTCCCTCAAGCCGCCGCCAATCCCGATGAAAACCTTCACGGACGACAAAGCCGCAAAGGAGTGGCTGCGCCAATTCGTTTAG
- a CDS encoding type II toxin-antitoxin system RelE/ParE family toxin, whose amino-acid sequence MAQIVWNKRASKQLADLQSYLQEQFGEKAAQTFTHRVFKFLELLVKYPQIGTLESPEKVIRGFLLHKHTTILYKQKEETIYILALFDNRQNPQNKTS is encoded by the coding sequence ATGGCTCAGATAGTCTGGAACAAACGGGCAAGCAAGCAATTAGCTGATTTACAGAGCTATTTGCAGGAACAATTTGGAGAAAAAGCAGCGCAGACATTTACCCACAGAGTATTTAAGTTTTTAGAGCTACTTGTTAAATACCCTCAAATAGGAACATTAGAAAGCCCTGAAAAAGTCATTAGAGGTTTTCTGCTGCACAAACACACCACCATCCTTTATAAGCAGAAAGAAGAAACTATCTACATACTTGCCTTGTTCGATAACAGGCAAAATCCACAGAATAAGACAAGCTAA
- a CDS encoding zinc-binding dehydrogenase has product MKAVYLEGIGKPLALIDTERPVAGPGEAVVQVKAAALNRRDVWIQHGRYFLKEYPAILGSDCAGVVSEAGAGVDPAWVGQEVIVDPGTGWGSNPRAHSADYKILGMPQPGSFAAYVKVPAQNLHPRPPHLSFEQAAALPLAGLTAYRALFTKCQLQPAEKVLVTGAGGGVALFAVQFAVASGAEVWVTSGADEKLEKARALGAAGGVNYRRDGWSKELKAHTGGFDVVIDSAAGEGFVQLVKLAKPGGRIGIYGGTTGMIGHINPAEIFWKQLTIYGSTMGTAEDFAGMLRLVNEKQLQPVVDMVFPLEQTEQAMRYMEAGRQFGKIVLRAGGE; this is encoded by the coding sequence ATGAAAGCAGTATACCTGGAGGGGATCGGCAAACCTTTGGCCCTTATCGACACCGAAAGGCCTGTGGCCGGGCCCGGCGAGGCCGTGGTGCAGGTGAAAGCGGCCGCCCTCAACCGCCGCGACGTCTGGATACAGCATGGCCGCTACTTCCTGAAGGAATATCCTGCCATCCTGGGCTCCGACTGTGCGGGGGTGGTTTCCGAGGCAGGCGCCGGAGTGGACCCCGCATGGGTGGGGCAGGAGGTGATCGTGGACCCCGGCACTGGTTGGGGCAGCAACCCGCGCGCGCACTCCGCCGACTATAAAATTCTGGGCATGCCGCAACCCGGCTCGTTTGCAGCATATGTGAAGGTGCCAGCGCAGAACCTGCACCCCCGGCCACCTCACCTGAGCTTTGAGCAGGCCGCCGCGCTGCCGCTCGCCGGGCTCACTGCCTACCGCGCCCTGTTCACCAAATGCCAGCTGCAGCCTGCGGAGAAGGTGCTGGTGACAGGCGCCGGGGGCGGCGTGGCGCTGTTTGCCGTGCAGTTTGCCGTGGCGTCGGGTGCCGAGGTGTGGGTAACGTCGGGGGCTGATGAGAAGCTGGAGAAGGCCCGCGCGCTGGGGGCGGCAGGCGGCGTAAACTACCGCAGGGACGGCTGGAGCAAAGAGCTGAAAGCACACACAGGAGGATTCGACGTGGTCATCGACAGCGCCGCCGGGGAGGGCTTTGTGCAGCTGGTGAAGCTGGCGAAGCCCGGCGGGCGCATCGGCATATATGGCGGCACCACCGGCATGATCGGCCATATAAATCCCGCCGAGATTTTCTGGAAGCAGCTGACCATATATGGAAGCACCATGGGCACTGCCGAAGATTTTGCCGGAATGCTGCGGCTCGTGAACGAGAAACAGTTGCAGCCCGTGGTGGATATGGTGTTTCCGCTGGAGCAGACGGAGCAGGCCATGCGCTACATGGAGGCTGGCAGACAGTTCGGCAAGATCGTGCTGCGGGCGGGCGGAGAGTAG
- a CDS encoding GNAT family N-acetyltransferase gives MSPNYHIRPATAQDLPAILYLAEATWAPTYHSILSREQVAYMFGEIYAEEALARQMQEGQTFLLLLEDNRPIGFAAYSAKSETEAIYKLNKLYLLPECQGKGYGKALLSAVEAAAKHRGARLLDLNVNRHNKAKQFYERCGYRVHAQEDIPIGPFWMNDYVMRKPL, from the coding sequence ATGAGCCCCAACTACCATATACGCCCGGCAACTGCCCAAGACTTGCCCGCTATCCTGTACCTTGCGGAAGCCACCTGGGCTCCTACTTACCACAGCATCCTCAGCCGGGAGCAGGTAGCCTACATGTTCGGGGAAATATACGCGGAGGAGGCACTGGCCCGGCAGATGCAGGAGGGGCAGACGTTTCTGCTGCTGCTCGAGGACAACCGCCCGATAGGCTTTGCCGCCTACTCCGCGAAAAGCGAGACAGAAGCCATATATAAACTGAACAAGCTGTACCTGCTGCCGGAGTGCCAGGGGAAGGGCTATGGAAAAGCACTGCTTTCGGCCGTGGAAGCGGCGGCAAAGCACCGGGGCGCCCGCCTGCTCGACCTGAACGTGAACCGCCACAACAAAGCAAAGCAGTTTTACGAGCGCTGCGGCTACCGCGTGCATGCGCAGGAAGACATCCCCATCGGCCCCTTCTGGATGAACGACTACGTGATGCGGAAGCCCCTTTAG
- a CDS encoding S8 family peptidase, translating to MRPLMFGIAVSAAACTFSACDNEATDAVEPAAVAQADSQNGSIISGQYIVVFKKDENLRLGASATYAQRVGMVREAGRQILAENSVSDFKIEQTYGQAVAGMAVRMSESGAAALRRDPRVAYIEPDRMVTLGKPGTGGGGSGPEEVPYGINRVGYASGAGKTAWVIDTGINLDHPDLNVDASRSVTMFTNGRDAESAEDLNGHGSHVAGTIAAKKDNGVGVVGVAYGATVVAVKVLDARGSGAYSGVIAGVDYVAANGKSGDVANMSLGGPVSKALDEAVLAAAGKGIKFALAAGNESTDANNSSPAHVNHSNVYTVSAMDSKDAFAYFSNYGNPPVDFCAPGVNIKSTWKGGAYNTISGTSMASPHVAGLLLLGNINTDGYVAGDPDGKADPIAHN from the coding sequence ATGCGCCCTCTTATGTTCGGTATTGCCGTGTCTGCCGCCGCCTGCACCTTCTCGGCCTGCGACAACGAGGCAACAGATGCGGTGGAGCCTGCGGCCGTGGCGCAGGCCGACAGCCAGAACGGCTCGATTATCAGCGGGCAGTATATAGTTGTATTTAAAAAAGACGAGAACCTGCGCCTGGGCGCCAGCGCCACGTATGCGCAGCGGGTAGGCATGGTGCGCGAGGCAGGCAGGCAGATTCTTGCCGAGAACAGCGTGAGTGACTTTAAGATAGAGCAGACCTATGGGCAGGCGGTGGCTGGAATGGCCGTGCGTATGTCGGAAAGCGGGGCTGCGGCGTTGCGCAGAGATCCGCGCGTGGCCTATATTGAGCCCGACCGCATGGTGACGCTCGGCAAGCCGGGCACTGGTGGGGGCGGCAGCGGCCCGGAGGAAGTGCCCTATGGCATTAACCGCGTGGGCTATGCAAGCGGTGCGGGCAAAACGGCCTGGGTCATCGACACAGGCATCAACCTGGACCACCCGGACCTGAATGTGGATGCAAGCCGCAGCGTGACTATGTTCACCAACGGCAGAGACGCTGAGTCGGCAGAGGACCTTAACGGACACGGCTCGCATGTGGCGGGCACCATAGCCGCTAAAAAAGATAATGGTGTAGGGGTGGTAGGTGTGGCCTACGGTGCGACGGTGGTGGCCGTGAAGGTGCTGGACGCGCGCGGTAGCGGCGCCTACTCCGGCGTAATCGCCGGTGTGGACTACGTGGCCGCCAACGGTAAATCGGGTGACGTGGCCAACATGAGCCTGGGCGGGCCTGTATCCAAGGCGCTGGACGAGGCGGTTTTGGCTGCTGCCGGCAAAGGCATTAAGTTTGCGCTGGCCGCCGGCAACGAGAGCACCGATGCCAACAACTCCTCACCGGCCCATGTGAATCACTCCAACGTATATACGGTGTCTGCGATGGACAGCAAAGATGCGTTCGCGTATTTCTCGAACTACGGCAACCCGCCTGTGGACTTCTGCGCACCGGGCGTGAACATTAAATCGACCTGGAAGGGCGGTGCCTATAACACCATCAGCGGCACCTCCATGGCCTCGCCCCACGTGGCCGGACTGCTGCTGCTCGGTAACATAAACACCGATGGCTACGTGGCAGGTGACCCGGACGGAAAAGCAGACCCCATCGCGCACAACTAA